The window TTTGGAAAAACTCATCCCTAAAATAGTCTTCATattgaataatttatttcagagACAAAGACATTGGAATGTTTCCAAAACTAACTCTCAAGTCGCTGCCAAAAAAACGGTAAGTCAGTCATGCTATTTATAGTGTTATTGAATGTGCTCCATGATATTACTTAAAATAAGAATATTATTTTTGCCTTCTGAAGGCCCCCAGCCCCGATTGGCATGAGAGAAAGAGTAATCTTGCCAGCCATCAAACAGAGCCTAAACTCCAGAATAGCAGAGAGGCAGAAGAAGGCACAAGCTGTGCTGAGATCCCGTCTGAGAAGAGTGGTGCAGTAGGACACAGCATTATCATCACAAATTATGCATCCCTCAGTTTTGAACCAAGTGTGTTGGCTGTGAATAAAGTAAAGATGTAAAGTCTGTGAATGATACACTCTTGAGTTCCATCTCACTaactgtgaccaataaaatgaacATGAGTGTAAACTGGATAGTTCAGGACCCTGTTCGATACttcaatgtcaaataataatgTCACATTCTGGTGCTTTCAGAATAAAACCATTTATTCAATACAAACATATAAAAATGACAATAAGAACAACCAAATGtgcagatatatttttttaaacccagttggaacaaaacataaaacaatgtatttaaaaaatgcaGATGTGCTCCAAATGTACAGATTTACAGCCGCTCCTTAAGTATAGTACAGGCTTCGattcctttatttttttattttttggttaCTGTAAAACAGTTCCAGTACAGTTTTGTCATTACATAACAACAAGTCAGGACACAATTTTGTGCATAAAATGTACAACAATAAATGGAGACTTCTTATTCCAACATATAATTCATCTTAATTGAGTATATTCACAGTGTGGTTTTCACATCAATGATGTGAATTTGCATGTAAACATTGTTGCATATCAAAACCCATGTTAATAAATATACAATAATGCTAATTATGCTTGTAGTACAAAAGATAAAAAAGAAAGATGTAGATgattaaaatatatacagtacttaaTCTCAAACCATATTGTTATTCTTGATCTCTAATAATGTAATATATGCTTAATTTGGGAATATGTTTAACCATATTTGTGAACAGTGAACTACCTTATTTTTGACAAAGGTAAAGCAAAGATGATACACAACCTTTCCCTGACATGAACAACATAAGATATTCAAGTCAATAAATGTCAGCATGAATTCTTTTTCATATGATCGAGGATTAGGATGTTGAGTTTTTAATGGTACCAAAAATAATTGTCTAGGGCTACAGTACATGAACACATTTACACTGTTAACTCTTACAAGCAATCACTCAACACTTTCCTGTTAGTCTGAAATACTCTgctgagaaaactgaggatgattACAAACACATAAATGAGGGCATTTCACCTGTGACAAGATTGTAATTGGGAAATTAATTTTTTAAGTTTTTCTACCCAGGTAATGATGCAATACAAAGATGAAGCCTCGCTCACTCAAAGCACAATCCATTTCCCTTGGGGATTGGTGACTCTAAATGCAAAATAGTGTTTGTGTTTTTACACAAAACACAAGAAATATAAATATCCAGCATCTCATAATAGGCTTCAAACAGATCAAAGTATTATTCTGTGTCAATAATAATGGCACACAACACAACTATCAATATCTGTGGCAATTGGTGTGTACAATGTGGGCCATATGATCAAGCAGCATATCCGGTCTGTCAGTTGGTTATACTTTTGACATTGTTCTGTCCACAGAAGATCCAGTTGAACTGTTGAGGATATGGATTTTGTACATATAAAAAGTAGGTATCATGAAGCTTCAATAAAGATATCCAGCATTTATCGAGGACCACAGTGCTGTATTCTGTGCATCTGAGAAACTATTTGCTTCCTTGCTTTGAAATATCTGAAACACAAAATGATAGAATACAGCACACTGTTAAATACATTCCCAGGACAAACAATACATCAAAATACTGCAAGATTATCATTCCATTAGCTAGTACTGCCTGCTTTTGTCCCTGACAATTTTCATGCATCTGTTGTGAAATTGTGCATTGCTTAAAAAGACAGCGTTTTAAAATTTAAGGAAAAAGTGAATGTACAATTTCACAACAGAGAGGGAAGAAAACAGTCAGGGACAAAGGCAGGCAGTGAGAGGTCAAAGAGAAGGTGAGAGGGTAGCAGTAGCAGGCAGAGAGGAACGGACCAAGGTGGGCAGGCGGTTAGAGGAGCGCTGAGTTGGAGTCTGTGTCGGGGGGAAGGCAGGGATCACTGGTGCAGGAGGTTTCCTGAGCGCGCCTGTACTCCTGGTACTCCAGGCGGAGTGCGTTGAAGCGCGCCTCACTTAGGGAGCGACTGTATTGGCAGCGAGGTGGGTTGGAAACTGGTGAACTGACTGAGGGAGGCGGgcgggagggagaggaacagcaTGGAATGGGAGAGTCATGGGTACAACTCACATCACCACAACAAAAGGTACAAATTAATTCACACATGATATGATACATTCAGTGTGGTGAATAATAACATACTATTCTCTtaccattcctgtggcggtcctggAGGCCAGGTGCAGAACGGGGTCGATCATGCCTGCCCTCCCCCCTGCCCCGTCCTACCCCTGCCTGTGGCTTCATGGCCTCCAGGACTTCCGAGTCCACACAGACATCAGTGGAATCCCACTCATAACTCTCATCAACTGATGTGTTCCTTCTATTGACAGACACACAAAACAAGTGGTCAGTCAGACATACACAGGACAATAACAATAGTTTAACAGTATATCAATAACATATTTGCAATATCCAACATTTTTGGGGCTGTGAAGAAATCTCTGTGTGATGTTGGACTGGTGCGGTAGTTTCACCTTTTCTTTCTCCGCTCAAGTAGATCTGTCTcggctctgtgtctctgtgtctcacaTTCCTCAGTTGTCTCTGGGGAGCTGAGAAGAGTGGGAGTGATAGAGAGGGACTGGCGGAGGAGGCCAACGCTACCTCTCCCACTGCTCTGGCTGGCATAACtggccctccctccttccctgttatCTCTCATCTCCACCTCGGCCCCCGCCCCCttacccatccctctctctgcttgTCTATGACTGTCTACATCTCCGGGTGGGAAAGGGCCACCATGGTAGGGTGAGGGCCAGCTATACATCCGGGGCAGGTTGGGCCTCGGTGGGCCCCTCTTGGACTCAATCGGTCTGGGGTAGTCCCCCCTCATGCCTGGTCTGGGTGGGTACTTGTCTGGTCTGGGTGGGTACTGGGGTATTGAGAAATCCATAGGGACATATATGTGCTGTACAGACCTCAGGGCATCCTGATATGTGATAGGCGACCTGGATGCATCAGGATAAGCACTGGCCTGTCTACGCAGATCAGATAGGTCTCGTCTAGCAGAGCCAGGGGGTTGACTTGGTGGGTACATGGAGGAGCTGAGGTAGGTATAGGAAGAACTGGCTAGGGATCTGTCATACCGAGGCCTCTCCAAGGATATTTCAGCATACCTAGCCCTTTCCAAGCTGCTTACACTCGGCCGTCTAAAATGGACACCTTCTTGCCACAAGGGGCCTGGCCTGGAGAAGGAGGATGCAGGGGTGCGTCCTAAACTATAGGACTTGGCCTGGATGTCTGGTTTTGGGAACTTATCCCAGTAACATTTCTCTGAGACATAAGTCCTTGGGCTTTCAAAATGCTCCCATTTCTGTGACCCTAAGCTGATGGACTTCTTCAGAAATGGACGAGGCTGTCCCATGCCTGAGAGTGTTCTGCAGGGGCCGATGCTCAGAGATTTCTTCATGAACGGTGCATGGGGTTGATTGATCTTAGAGGCTATTTTATTAGTCCTGTTGCCCTGAGAATGAAGTGTTTGGACTTGTTCTGAAGCTGACTCTGGTTTACCGGCAAAAGTGTCCGGGTGTTTTGACACAACGTCTGCCATGCTTTTATCTGCACTAACCAACGTCTGGACTGAACTTATACCCATTCTCGATAGTTGTCTCTCTGAGGCTGTGGTCTTTTGACTAATCAGTGGTTGCGACTGCTCATGGTTGTGATGATAACTCCCTGTGAGTTCTGAACAAGGTGATTGTTTTTTTGACCAGTCTGGAATCCCAGCTTTGTGGCTTGAATCTCTTGCTTCCACTTGCAGAGAGTATCTATAGGCTGGCTTCTCAACTGCTTCTGAAGTTCTTGCTGGACCAACAGAGTGTCTGTTTTCTAAAAATGAAACTTTTTTTGGGCATGAACTTGTCTCAAGGTTCTCCTGCACATGAACTGCCCAGTTTTTTGGAACCACATCTGGCTTACCTTCCAGAGAagtctctgtctgtggctctacGCTTTGGCAAGTAGTGACTGTGAGTTCAGATTCATCCCCAGGGTCATCCACACTCATCTCAATGAAACCCGGGAGGCTCAAATACTCCAGAATTGCACTTGTCTGCAGTGGGGACATTTTGGGAGCCTGGTTTGTCCGCTTGTTCTTGAAAGACTCCGAGACtctggcaacagagaactgggACTGATCACTATCACACTCTTCCAGAAGAGTTAAGTGGGAAATGCGACTGGGGCTGTCACTAAAAAGCGCCCTATCACTCCTTCTGGAGCGTGTcctgacacactctctctcctgcTCAGGGTATAACAGTGAACTCCGAGGGTCATTCCCAATCTTATCATCTCTCACGTTCCCTTTAGCCCCTGCTTTGTGGAGCTCATAGGGCAAAGTAGAATAACTAGAAGGACTCTGATTTACTCTCTCCTTAAGGCCATCTATCGTCTCTGTTTTCTCAGACAGACTATATGATGCAGTGCCTGGGTAAGGCTGAACAGGACTTGTGGCTCTTACTCGATCTGCTGAAACAGATCTGACACTTTCAGCTGCTGGCTCCAGATGCTGTGTACCATAAGCAAAGGACAATCTTGGTTTTAAGGCACCTCCCCCTGGTTGCTTCTTTTCCCTCCAGGCTTCCTCAACCATAGAGCTTCTACGATACGtgtcctgctctctttctacaGTTCTGTCAGGATTCCTCGACCTGGCTCTGCTTCTGGCTGTTCCTTGACCAATAGGTGGGCTTTCTGATGTAGGGGAGAGCAGAGATAGAGTGATGCATTGAGTGGCTGGGGAGCATGAGCAGTCTTCAGGTAGCGAGTCCTTCATGGCCGACCCAATGTGACATTGGTGAGGATGTTGGAACCTTGGTGTGGTGCTCTCTAAGGGGCTCTGCACTGGGATAAGGCTGTTGATAGAGGTGACTGGGCTGATGTCCCATTGGATGTAGGAGGAAGGGAGCCGGTCCATTGGGCTGCTCGTGTTCCCAAAGTAGCAGGCCCTCCTATAGTCCGACAGCTGATGGGTCTGTCCGGAAGCCCGGTGGGCTTTGGGACGTAAGGTAATGTCTTGTGGCTTCCATATAGGATCTTCAGCCCCTGAACTATCCAGTTCCCTGTTAGGGCTTTCTGCCTTTTCAGGCTGTCTTTCCTCTTTCTCCCGCTCCCTTGCCCTCTGGCTGGCGGTATAGTTCTCcagctccctctccatctcctccctctctttggtCAACTGCAGACACTTGCTGAGATTATCCCGCTCTTGTTCACTGGCGTTGGTCAG is drawn from Salvelinus fontinalis isolate EN_2023a chromosome 4, ASM2944872v1, whole genome shotgun sequence and contains these coding sequences:
- the igsf9b gene encoding protein turtle homolog A, coding for MGLERQWLLGVTTVVALCLLRTSQGVEVVVRARVGGTAELGCSLTPPSTGATTPNLFPLHVVEWVRLGYNVPILIKFGVYAPRVHPNYKGRVSLTRGASLLVEGLSLEDEGWFECRILLLDCTTDEFRNGTWTFLSITAPPVFIKTPPTFVEVLLGDSLTLSCGAHGNPRPTVIWHKDEAPIENGEKIVVLNGTLSLAPVTRETSGMYKCHVSNSEGNLTHTTQLQVKGPPLIIIAPEDTTLNISQDAVLQCQAEAYPSNLTYEWWKQGQNVYHIDYLKTRVKILVDGTLLIPSLVPEDTGIYTCTPTNGLMTPPSVSAHLKVKHPARVGRMPRETYLPTGMRGVIFCPVQAEPPMLFVNWTKDGNNLNLDNVPGWKVNSEGSVFIATANDDAVGMYTCTAYNSYGTMGQSEPTKVILQDPPSFSVSPRAEYLQEVGRELVIPCEADGDPSPNITWSKVGPTPRSTYTVLSNGSLLLKPLRKDHQGGWECLATNRVATVNTGTVILVLGTSPHAPSFVSVSTGMNQANVSWEPGFDGGYTQKFTIWVKQASRGKHEWASLPVPTSKSHLLVTGLLAGTSYQFSVLPQNKLGSGPFSEITSVRTQALPTDPPTVITTLSTIDPPSFLSINQTVLGIVLQWYAPESQATPLTGYVLHARRNTGQWVILNSAVKANQSELLVQGLLRDCIYDLRLVSRSNKLLSEPSESVNVNTTGMEMYPVWPGFLEFVPEPLLAGVLGGVCFLFLSIILSLVTACVMSHRRAHQRRKRRDDLPSAFQKSPSPEARSPSDSPDSVLKIKLCPPLSFFPNSSSSQSDRSSFDKGSRGEYQDQRSQLLSSSSPPPHYTIFESHLGGNAPSPSALESISRGPDGRFIVQPLLEGSTLSNMKKNVKTVFLQTQTNGRDSGTGSNQTSFKDSPKSSSLSSERGERKDTSLTVEVTDLSKPPASPGRVRAMARNFSRHGCFYSDDEQGISEALLERDSFYSDSSEKRACDSLKRYHAGHPEDIFPSLGRRARQLERDRHHQAGYHPMGRDSQLTNASEQERDNLSKCLQLTKEREEMERELENYTASQRAREREKEERQPEKAESPNRELDSSGAEDPIWKPQDITLRPKAHRASGQTHQLSDYRRACYFGNTSSPMDRLPSSYIQWDISPVTSINSLIPVQSPLESTTPRFQHPHQCHIGSAMKDSLPEDCSCSPATQCITLSLLSPTSESPPIGQGTARSRARSRNPDRTVEREQDTYRRSSMVEEAWREKKQPGGGALKPRLSFAYGTQHLEPAAESVRSVSADRVRATSPVQPYPGTASYSLSEKTETIDGLKERVNQSPSSYSTLPYELHKAGAKGNVRDDKIGNDPRSSLLYPEQERECVRTRSRRSDRALFSDSPSRISHLTLLEECDSDQSQFSVARVSESFKNKRTNQAPKMSPLQTSAILEYLSLPGFIEMSVDDPGDESELTVTTCQSVEPQTETSLEGKPDVVPKNWAVHVQENLETSSCPKKVSFLENRHSVGPARTSEAVEKPAYRYSLQVEARDSSHKAGIPDWSKKQSPCSELTGSYHHNHEQSQPLISQKTTASERQLSRMGISSVQTLVSADKSMADVVSKHPDTFAGKPESASEQVQTLHSQGNRTNKIASKINQPHAPFMKKSLSIGPCRTLSGMGQPRPFLKKSISLGSQKWEHFESPRTYVSEKCYWDKFPKPDIQAKSYSLGRTPASSFSRPGPLWQEGVHFRRPSVSSLERARYAEISLERPRYDRSLASSSYTYLSSSMYPPSQPPGSARRDLSDLRRQASAYPDASRSPITYQDALRSVQHIYVPMDFSIPQYPPRPDKYPPRPGMRGDYPRPIESKRGPPRPNLPRMYSWPSPYHGGPFPPGDVDSHRQAERGMGKGAGAEVEMRDNREGGRASYASQSSGRGSVGLLRQSLSITPTLLSSPETTEECETQRHRAETDLLERRKKRRNTSVDESYEWDSTDVCVDSEVLEAMKPQAGVGRGRGEGRHDRPRSAPGLQDRHRNVSSPVSNPPRCQYSRSLSEARFNALRLEYQEYRRAQETSCTSDPCLPPDTDSNSALL